GTTTTACTTTGACACCACTTGTTTCCCTTAACAGATTAAAACTATCTTTAGTAATTATACATTATTACGTGGCTTTTTGAATTTTTTTCATATGCCAAATCTGTTAGCAAGTCTTTGCCAATTTATTCCATCGATTAAGTCGTACTCTCTCACACCTGGTGACCTTGTTCCCAATCACATATTTTCACCTACTTCAATAGTTTATCTATTATATGTGAACCATGTGGAATGGAACAAAATTTTATACTATTTCCATGTTTTGCTATTAGGATTAAGGTTTATATTTCTGTTTTGGGTTTAGTGATCAATGGTTTTGGGTTTAGTATGGATGGTTTGAGTTCACTCTGGCAAAATAGTAGGTAATTCACTGTTAGCATATAAACATTGTGGCTTCTTGGAATTTTTCATATGCCAAATCTGTTAGCAAGTCTTTGCCATTTGTTCAATTGATTGAGTCGTACTCTCTCACACCTGGTGACTTCGTTCCCAATCACATACTTTTATTTACTTCAACAGTTTATCTATTCTATGTGAACCATGTGGAATAGAACAAAATATTGTATTATTTCCATGTTTTACTATTTGGATTGAAGTTTATATTTCTGTTTTGGGTTTCGTGATCAATGGTTTTGGGTTTAGTATGGATGGTTTGGGTTCACTCTGGCAAAACAGTAGGTAATTCACTGTCAGGATATAAACATTGGACTCTCTCACACCTGGTGACCTCGTTCCCAGTCACATACTTTCACCTACTTCAACAGTTTATCTATTCTATGTGAACCATGTGGAATGGAACAAAATATTGTACTATTTCCATGTTTTTGCTATTTGGATTGAGGTTTATATTTCTGTTTTGGATTTAGTGATCAATGCTTTTGGGTTTAGTATAGATAGTTTGGGTTCACTCTGGCAAAACAGTAAGTAATTCAGTGTCAGCATATAAACATTACAAAATTTGAACAATTTCCTTCATCATGTTTTACCTTTTTCTATTATACATGTGTATTCTATATTATTTTGGGTATATAGAATAGTAAGTATACACCACTCATTTTGTAACATGTGATTCTCATAACGCCATATAACTAACGACATCACATACTTTGTAGTAACTGGTAACCTATTAAAGAAAGGGACAGAACCGGATGAATTGTGTGTTAAGTATCTGACATTACATTATGTCAAAATTAATGCTAGTTACCTAATTTATACACGATATATGGCTAGTTCGCAAATTAACCAAAAAAAAAGGGAAATTGGTTGGTAAACTAAAAAATTATTCACTTGCCACGTGTCCAGTTTTGCTCCATGCTAAGATAATGATTTGTAGGGCTGTGGAGAGAGACAAGTCTCTTTTATTGTAATAGATAGATAGATATACTCTAATGTTTTTTTTTCTTTAACGCTAAATATACACATGCAGGCATAATCGTCTTATAAATATTTATTAGTTATATTTTATTAATTCAGATGTCCTGAAAAGTTTAATCAAACATCAAATTATTTATATATGACAAAAATCTTCATCAAAATATATATGCTTATTATTGAGTCGAAATTTTTAACTCACATATTAAAACTATTTCAGAAAATAGCTTTATACAAATAATTTTGTTTAATTAATATTTTATTATAAAAGAATTATCTTAATTTTTAACTATAAACTATAGAAAAACTATTGAATAAACCTAAAATTATGGAGTAGATGACAAATGATGAAATTCATTTCTCAAATAATAGTATATAGATTATCTATAAAATATACTCTGATGGTTTTTTTTTCTTTAACGCTAAATAATTTCCAATATCTATATTATTAAAACTGAAGTATCTTTTGGTACTGTTTAGAAACAAGGATAGAGTATAAATGATAATTATTTAGAAACATTGATAACAGTATAAGAAAAATATAGTGTTTTTTAGTAATTTTATTAATATAATTACATTAATTTTTTTTTCATATTTCACTCAGTTTAACAATTTTATTAATTATTTTACCTTAACAATACATCACATCATTAATTATATTACCATAATAATAATAGTGTGTATTCTTAGTTAATCAACATTAATTTTGTGCCAATTATAAAATTAAATTAATAATACAATTTTATTAATTATATTACCTTAACAATACATCGCCAAGCACCAGAGAAGCACATGTCCAATAGAAATGAAAGAGCAATGTGAAAGAAAAAGGAAAAGAGGTGAGAAATGCACTCTGCTTGTTGTATAGGTTGTTTGGACCATGGATTACAAGAAAAGGAAAATGGATTTATGAATAGTTCAAAAAGAGTAAATACAATGAGATGATGTTGGAGTCCTCTTGCTATTACTTTTATGCAACGGCATGGCCACGATTCTGGGCTAAATAAGAAAGCATTATATAATATTCCGAGTTGTGATATATGGGAAGGTTTTAAAGAATTGGTTTGGCTACCTATGTCACCAAAGTTGACTTACATTTTCTGTCACACATCCGTTTAGAACTCCAGAGTTAAGTGCGTTTGGGCTGAAGTAGTGAAAGGATGGGTGACCTATCGGAAAATGATTCGAAATAGTATGTGAGTGAGACCAAAGCACGGTGAAAGGTAATGTGGCTGATTGCAGGGCCAGTAAACAATGATTTTGAGACTTGGAAAAGTTACGCACCGACCGTTGGAAAGGGATGGAGTCCACGGTCGAGAGAGCGGGTGTGGATGGCCCATTAGTCGTGGGCGGTCGGAGCGTTACACATTAGCTCAAGATTAATAATAATCTAGTTCTAACCCTAGAAACCCAAAAAGAAGAAATATGTAGAGGATCAAGATATGTATAGAAGATGCTGCGGATAAGATCAAGAGAGTTTTGGAAATAGCTTGTAGTTACCTTTTCTAGTATAAATAGGGGACTGTTTAGTCACTTTTAATCAAGCAGGAAAAAGCAAAATAAATAAAGAGAAATAAATTTCAGAAAGACTTAGAAGAGTCTACAAATACAAAGCTTTTTCCTGCAATACGAAGGATATCTTGAACATAGTTGTTCACTTTCTATCTTAATCTCTTGAAGAAACATTATCCGTTAACTTTTCCATCAGAATGATACTCAAGATGAGTTGAATATAGGCGGAGAGAACACAAATAGATGGAACAATGGTGAAATGTGCGACGATAGTACTTATACAAAGTTGAATATAGGCGGAGAAAACAAAACTAGATGCAGCAATGGTGAAATCTGCGACGATAAGTCGGTATTACTTATACTCTGCTTCATAATTATTGTCCACTTAATTAGTCCTGAAGAGTATATTATTTTAGACAATGTATCAAACTTTAATAGTGTATCACATGCTACAATGAAATTTAGGTAATGTAAAAAAGAAGAAAACTTCAGGCAAATCAAAAAGATCAATAGTGAAACATCTTTGAAAATTCTCAGACTTTCAATTACCTACAAAAAAAAACGAGCTGCAATCATATAAATAAAAATAAGCACTATCTTTCAAAATTGGAAAAAAAAATCCATAAATAATTATGCTTATTCTCTGTATTTCATATAAGAGATTTGCCTCTGCAACTTGATCTGCTCATAGAACTTAGCAATGAACTCCTCTGCTCTCACATCAACCCCTTTCTCTTCTTCTTCTTCCTCATCATCCTTATCCGTACGATCACATTTTTCCACACTAGGCTCATCGTAACCGTACGATATCACCTCATCGGAGTAATCTTGACCGTCCATACCAAACTCATAATCAAATTCTATAGGAGAGGCAATGCAGGGAAGGAGGAACCTCATAGACGTAGGACGACGTATCTTCTTCTTCTTGGCGTTAAACAACGGTGTTTCATCAAAGGAAAGCTCACGTTCTCCGTAACGGGAAAGATAACGGTCACTGTTGTTATGATGAGCTAGGGCTTTGAGATGCTTTGATAACAAGTTACGTAGCTCGAGCAAAGGCCATCTTTTGAAAACTCCACCTTT
The DNA window shown above is from Brassica oleracea var. oleracea cultivar TO1000 chromosome C3, BOL, whole genome shotgun sequence and carries:
- the LOC106333233 gene encoding uncharacterized protein LOC106333233; protein product: MADSWKKKTNRTAIKHKAWSLVRMALLWARKGGVFKRWPLLELRNLLSKHLKALAHHNNSDRYLSRYGERELSFDETPLFNAKKKKIRRPTSMRFLLPCIASPIEFDYEFGMDGQDYSDEVISYGYDEPSVEKCDRTDKDDEEEEEEKGVDVRAEEFIAKFYEQIKLQRQISYMKYRE